In Rhodamnia argentea isolate NSW1041297 chromosome 5, ASM2092103v1, whole genome shotgun sequence, the DNA window GTTATAGATTGAAATTAATCAGAACTTTTGAGGTGGCAGACAATGTTTTCGTTCTAAATAGAAGCTCTAGCCAAAACTATAGAGACCCACACAGTGAAATTTCTATATTGTATCGGATGCTTGGGAAGAATGTAAAATAACGATGGACGACAGAGTTGTCCCCATCGGTGGCGCGTGAAATCGTGTATTGACTCGGCGTCGCTTTAGTGTTGACGTCCGAAAGGCTGCATGGGACGGTGAATTTtgcctttcaaaaaaaaaaaaaatccctcaaaatgaccaaaaatgaTATAATCTCGATTAATATTTATTAATTGAAAGATCATGCCGACTAAATACCTCTGAATagtaaaattgtcaaaaaaaaattttgtgtgatttatttatttttcgtttttttcctaTCTCTGGGCTTTTAGGCCGGCGATGTATTAGCTGCCCTTATGgtgtcctttttccctttttgagagagagaggagactcTTCGAAGCTCAGGTCGATTTTAGGTGTTCACACAATCTTCAACCATTGACTATTTTGAAGGGTTTTTACTTTTTGGTTAGGCCTATTTTATGCTTTaatatctttctttcttcttttttttcaggattttgaaaaaggaaaaacaagttgaaagatttggtggaatatggaaaaaaaatgaaatgatttttcGTTTGAGAGATGAGAGgaaggaaaatttaaaattttcggtATCTTTTACTCGGATTTTCACCGTCCGCCCGCTAATTGCTAAACATAACTAGAATCATAATTATAGATATTGAAGTTCAATGAAATGTACATATTTACAGGCCACCAGCATTCCATCTTTCATTTATTGATACCAATAGTTGTTAAATAATCCTTTTAAAAGATAATCACTTTAATTTACTCTAGTAATGACTAAATTGCTAAATTTGAATTATCCAGTAGTATAAACTATCACGGATTAGATTATGTGcgattaaaaatatatttttgataaccAATGATGAATATAATTCAggttaaatttaaaattttaacattAAATACACAATACTGtaatttatgaaattattttgtgaatGATAGTAATTGATATTAGATGGATATTTCAAATGGATATTACCCTAATCAATCGTTTCATGAAGAAGCTAATAATAAATGATACTTCTCAAAAGGGATAATAATACAAATGATCCATtaattttagcctaatatgcaatgtggtccctaaaattttacttttaatttgcttaatgtggtccctaaacttttaatttacctAACATGGTCCCTAGAGTTGTGGTATATGCTCAATACAGTCCTTAAACTAtatggctgcgtttggtcgcGATAAAACTggttgatatgttttatcatatttgGTTTAtatataatgtcggatatagggggaTATAACCGGATAAAAAtcaaatggatttttttaattttagatgttttttttgtttttttttttttttttttttaagaggtTTGAAATCTataaagtgttttttttttttgtgtatggaGTTTTTTTTAGTTGTAATTTTCTGAATGTAGGGCATATTGTCTTCAAATGCGGTTGTTGGTTGCTTTAAATCCTTACATGTGGTTGGAATCCTTTTTTCTTATTGCCAATATGAAGATATGGAATATTTTCCTTCCATCAATTCGAGTTTCGAGTATAATATTAAACATTCTCATATAGTTCGGGGAATAAATTGAAGATGAATCAAAAGTTTAGCAGACTATGTtgggcaaataaaaaatttagggacgacATTGCGTATTGGGTTAAAGGGATcgtattgaacaaataaaaagttcatgaaccatattgcacattaagtCAAAGTTCATAAACCATTTGCGAAGTCCTTTCTTTAATAATCTTCTCATAATTGTTGACTATTTAGTGATTATGCTGACACGTACTAATCAATGTCCAATAAAAATTACTATAAATTTATTTAGTAATTAACATTATTTACTACCGGGGTTAAGATATGCTCTACTAGCATGCGCATAATTAGCTAATCATGCATGGGAAAAGAATGTTTGGTTACGTATAAATTAGGTGGGTATAAAAAGCAAGAGCAATTTAGGAAATTTAATAGTGAGAAGAGAGCAAGAAAGCAAGTGGTCCTTCACCGCGTGGGCGGCAGGATGGGCAGGAGAGAAAGAATGGAAGGGTAATCTAGGAAATATAAAAGTTAGGAAAAACAAGTGTTTTTCTCTTACAAAtttacgaaaaattttaaataaaaacatgaagtgctttcatttattttaaaataatgattTGAATTGGACCTTATTTCAAGTAAGGGCCTCACCAAGGgtaatttggtcatttttttaaattctttttcctttttctattttttcttttctcccatttcttttttttttcctttgtttcggCCAACGAGGCGTCCCTCGTGGTCGGGAGGGTGCCTCAATAGGTCGCCTCGCCGATCGaaacaaaggagaaaaaaagagaaaaaggaaaatgaaatgaagaaaatgcccttgatcacgatcttctttgaaacaaaaagggtatttcgggtccttatttaagaaaataagagcatttcacatccttatttgaaatttgccaTACATTTACAATATGTATGAATGCTAATTTATCAATTACAAATACTTtttaaatacttgaaaattgaaGAATAATTATTGCATGTTATAAAAGTATAGTTTTAATTAGACTAAACTTATAAATTTTTCACTTTAGTCCATTCTCGacaaccaaaaagaaataaacccCATTCcattcaatttcaactaatttttttttatcataaccAAATAAAGAAACTAGATATTATTATTCCATTCGATTTTAAAGTACCAATATAAAaagtttttgacaaaaaaaaacacaatataAAAGTTGGCTGAGGCATTTGAAAATGATTGCAAAAAGTTGGCATTTAGTGcgaaatagattaaaaaaaattacatttcatCCCTTTGAAAATTACGTGTGCGACCCTTTTTAGTGGAAAAGTTAATCGAGAGcacaaatttgaaaaggaaaCTATAACTTCAAAAATCCCTATTCATGTGTTGTCATCCTATAAATTTACAATGCTCTATGGTTGTTTCTGTCAAATAAGATTCTCGAATAAAATTAGGGGTAAGCAAAACTAGATCGTGCATTAAAAAACCCGACCACAATTGACACGACCTTTTGTGCTCGAAGAGACTTCATGTGGCCTTGTCAAGTCAACTCAATTTTTGTCACGTGTTAttcatttcaataatttttggtAAAATAGACGGAGGCTAACaaatgataaatgtgttacGCACATATCAATTTGCGATTTTTAgcgataaaaaatttaatttgggaaaaatttatTATCGATGTGCCGGGttaagatgttttttttttcgtctaattaaaaaaagatttaaatttttcttggtattaacaaaaaaataaaataaaagttaataatTTCCGGCCCCGCAATCGAGACACCGGATTACGGAAGCAGAGAATATTCTCTCCGTACTCAGAAGCCTCTTTCCTTTTCGAGTCTCGGCCACATCgcgggaaaaagaaaacgaaaaagacaaaatttattaaaaaagaaataaaaaaaaacaaaggagagaatagtcttttcacttttttttgtgtcaaagaGAAAAGTTTTTGACTGGGTAGCGCGCGACGTTTTATGACCGGTTCAGAGACGTCGCCACGTGGCAGCGCGTGGGattttgtctctttttctctctctctctctctctctctctctctacctcccTCTCGCTCAGAGCTTCCATGTCCGCGACTCATCGTCGTCTTCTCTGCAACTCCTGATTCCTCTACAAAGACCAGCAGAATCGCtcagattctctctcttttctgtctctctctctctagccaaaCCTGCACGACGCGCTGagcacggagagagagagagagagagagagagagagagagagagagggcgaagCGAGCAGAGCGCTCCGTCGTTCGTTCCGATGGAGGCGAAGCAGAGGCGTTCGCGGCCGAGGCTCGATCGCCGGAACGCGATAAAAAACATCGACTACGACGCGTCGTCCACTTCCACCTCCTCCTTGTCTACTTTGACTCTCGACGACCTCTCGCTTTACTCGAGCTTCCGCGTCGAGGGCGAGGAAGGCGAGTTCGACATCATATGCCGTAACCTAGGGCTCTCCGGGCCCGAGGACTTCGCTATCCCTGTGGACGCTTGGAGGTCCAGCAAGGCTCGCGATCTCACTCCTCGCTCGCGCCTCCAAACCGCCTTTCTAGCTTCTAATGGCGACGCCAGCGAGTCGCCGCCTCGCGATGTTGGCGGGTTAGCTGCTAGAATTGATAGTATCGAGCTTGATAGTGGGATATCCCTGTTGAATGGAAATAGTAGTTGCGGTTTGGGTGGCTTGGAAGCTAGAGATAGGGCCACTAGTCGCCGGACTCGTTTCAAGCATGGTATCCCCTCTGCTTTGGATAATTGTGAAGCGGTTTGGAAAACTTGTGACACGGATAATACTGGGGGAGGAATTAGGGGATTGAGGCCTCCGGTCCTTACTCCGCCCCCAGTTTTGCTGCGGCCTGTTGTCGATGACACGAGTTCCACTTGGGAGTTGTTGAACTCGTTCTGTCCTCAAGAAGGTACCGGAGGAGACAAGCATTCTCCTGTTCGTCCTTCCAATGAAAAGGATTGGTCGGATGGAGATGATGAGAAGGTTATTAAAGAAAGGACCTCGCAAAGAAAAGGTGATTCGGACTCTTGTTTGTCAACTTCTGTCGAAGATGAGGAGTCTGAGGATAAGGATGGTGCGGGGAACATTCTTTCTGCGAAAATTTTGGAACCAGTGCACAATGTTTCTCCCAATGGGAGTTTCAGACGAACGATCACCTCATGGCAAAAGGGCGAGCTATTGGGAAGTGGGTCATTTGGAACTGTCTATGAGGGCTTCAATGAGTAAGAttcctttgcttttctctttgaTAATCAGTGCGTTATTCTTTCTGTACGCATTTTCTGGGGCAAACTGCAATCGCTGTTCCCCCATTATGATGTTGTTTGAAGTTTTGACAGCACTTTTGAGTGATGAATTCTGTGGTTAGAATTAGGAACACTCGGGCTAATCATCCATATGCAATAGAACATGTTATCATTTGGTTGACCTAAGGCGCATTTAAACAGACACGAGAAATGGCGCTTGATCTTCATATGTGAAATTGGAGTTCCAGCATGATTGTTCTGGTACTTATTGAAGaccattttttattattgaacaGATTGATGAAGTAAAGATCTAATATTCCAAAAATTGTGTATATTTAATTGTTCTCCATTGTTTTTCTGCAACTTTACTACCTTGAATAGTGTgcaattctttttctattttgaagaaTGGATAGTGTGACAAATCAGCGTGTATGGGAAAGGTGCTTTAGAAACTGTTAGGTGATTCTAAATTCAAATGTCGAAAGCTGAGGAACTATTTTAGTGATATGGATGGGAATAGctcctttttgtcttcttttcttctataTATCATCTGGAGCGCAAGAATTATCTTAAGTATGTATGGTCAAGGCATCATTCTCAAAAGAACTGTCATTTAtgttctgtttctctctctcatgcttCTCTGTTTCCACAGTGATGGATTCTTTTTTGCTATAAAGGAGGTTTCCTTGTTAGATCAAGGAAAGCAAGGCAAGCAAAGCTTATTGCAGCTTGAGCAGGTAACTGCTTGTTTCTTTCTGGATCTTGTTAAGGCCCTTAAGTATGACTATTTGACTTACCTCATTGTTATAATGCCATGCTGATGTACATGCAAAACTATCTATAAGACTGCCGCATATACCACCATAAATCTGGTGTGCGTTCAATAGATAttctttttcgtcttttttggTGATACTCTGCTTTATTTTcaggaaatttctcttttaagtCAGTTTGAACACGAGAACATAGTGCGATATCTTGGCACAGACAAGGTGTGGTTCCTTCTTACTAAGTTGCTTTCTGCAGTATCTTTCACTTTGGCACTAATTACATGATTGCTGAGCAAAATATTTAGGGGAACATGGCTGTGATTGTAGCCACAATATTGTGGTAGCATCATAATCACTGCATATATTGGCTGTAATTATCCTGTCAATAAATCACAGCAGTTGCGGCTTTTTAGCAGTTACAGCCACTCATGACAGAGAGAGACATTTTAGGTCTCCCTCCCACCACAAGAAAAGTTCATGATGAGTTGACTATTACCCGCAATAGTAATCATATGAGTAAAGAAAATATGTACAGTAGCATCAGTTTATGAAATCGctttcctctctcttcccccaAACCATCaaacacccccaaaaaaaaaaaaaaaaagaaagtaaaagaaaatttctgCCTTCTAAAGAGAGTCTGTCTCGCGATCAATTAACCCTTTGTTttctggaggtggatgatttaCAAATTAGCTATCTTGCAAACTGAAGATTCAGGTCAAACTCTCAGCTTTAGAGAATTTGAAGCTTAGAGAAACGGCGGCCCTGACTAATAAAACATAAAGGGGGGAAAAGGATAAGAAAGCGAAGTTATTTAATCTTCATGTATCCTTTAATTGACCATCTGATGGCCCACATGACTAATTCCCAACCTTTCCTCCCTAGTCTATAACTGGTCGTGGCTGTAGTAACAACAATGGAGTTCCTACACAAACTGATTTTTTCCATCTATTCTTGTCCAGCGTGTCATTTAGTTGCCCTCATTCTTATGCAACATCATATAGCTCTTAACCTCTACAATAGAGAGAACTATAAATGGAATTGATCATTGTGAGGGAAGTAGTTCCTATCTCGGTGGCTTAAATGTTTGAGTACTATccagttattttttttccctagacGTAATTTGGCTAGAAGCATCAGATTCTAAGAAAGTACCACGACATAACTTCTTTTTGGAGATGAAACCTGCAAAAGATTGTTGCTGTCAAACAAAATTTGATTTGGTACGCCTAATATCCCCCATGTTGTTTCGTGGGAATGAGGGATTAATGCAATATGAGCTCTCTTTCTTCCGGCAGGTGCACTGTGCAACTGTTGTTGTTGGCATTGCTGGAACTTAAAACCATGACGAACGCTTATAACTAGGATATTTGTGTTGTACGAAGGAAACAGCCAAAGAAGAGCTCCGTCCCATGCGTTCTTGccttatttttcccttttaagttCAGAAAATTGCTTTAAAATTGTCATCTGATGTAAACATTTACTAAATTAACGCCCATCAAACATATTGTCACTGAACACTGATCGGTTGTTGAGGAGGTCCTCATCACCAAGTGCACTTGAGGAAGCGTAACCAACCTCAGGGCCTTCTCTAGGGGCCTCTTGCCTTGGTACACCTGATTGCTGTGGGTAGTGTGTTGTCATGATCCAATGATTAATTTGGTGTTATAAGAGGCCTAGCATCCAGCACAATTAGAATGAAAAAAACGTAACATCACTGATGTagtatgttttattttatttgctatTTGGTATTTTGTCTCGTCTTGTTAAAATATCTCATATCATTCGTTTATAAGGTTTTGATGGGCCTTAGATACATGTAGCCTCCTTCCACCTCATAGTTTAATCTTTGGGTTCTAACATTGTTTCAGAGCCATCCCTTAATTTCTTTCCGTGCGTGGCTCTCTTATCATCAATTCTATGTGCCGTTCTCAGTTCAGTTCGCACATGATAGGAGGTGTTAAAGTATTTCATATGTGTTTTCAATGTGCCTTTTGTATATATTTGTCTTCCTCCACCTAATAATTGCTAATTTTTGGGTTGGATTTTTCTATTCCAGGACGATAAGAAACTTTACATATTTCTTGAGCTCATGACCAAAGGTTCACTTGCAACCCTTTATCACAAATATAACTTGAGAGATTCCCAAGTCTCTGCATACACTAGGCAAATTCTATATGGTTTGAAGTATCTTCATGACCAGAATGTGGTCCACAGGTACTATAAGAGAGATGCTTGACTTTGCATGTTGTTTTGACTAATTGAAATTAGTGAttcacacttttcattcctgaTGGTTGTCATGGCGCACCCTCTTGGTGCCTTTTGGTAATACTTCTTTTACTTATCGAAATACTTTTCTGGATTTAAGGGAGTTGTCAAATCTTTGAACCAAAATGCAGTGTTCTGAGAGGTAGATTTGCCATGATAATCAGCAAACAACATAGTATCACTATGAGCTTGTACAGCATTATCTAGCATAGACAATATTATTTTACCATGTGAATGCTTGAAGGTGGAAATGTAAATTTTTGCAATATTGCTAACTGTGAGGatgattatgaaaattttaacCTTTTATTAATCCTATGCACAGCTATACTGGTTTCTCATGCTTCCAGTTGCTTCATTCTGTAGGGATATCAAATGTGCTAACATACTGGTTGATGCGAGTGGAGCTGTGAAACTTGCAGACTTTGGATTGgcaaaggtctctctctctctctctctctctttctcctctctctctctctctctcttgcatgcGCACGAGCAACAAAGGCACATGATCAAATTCATATGCATGCACAGTGTGGCAAAGATGCATTTACAAATTCATATGCGTGCACGCCTGACAAACACACGTATAGACATGCACAAAGTGATAGGTGTTGTCCTTTACTTTTCTGAAATGACGTATCCACTTTCCGTGTTTATTCATACAGGCCACCAAAATGAATGATGCTAAATCCTCCAAAGGAACTGCTTTTTGGATGGCACCTGAGGTTTGCACCCTCCACTGCCATTATTTCAACATACTTTCATTAGCTGCATTTAGcgaataatttttcatttttttcatccttGTTGGTTGTAACTGCAGGTCGTCAATCTAAAGAACAGAAGCTATGGGTTGGCAGCTGATATATGGAGTCTAGGGTGCACTGTTTTAGAGATGTTAACCCAGCGGCCTCCATATTCTCACTTAGAAGGAGTATGTTGCTGAGTAACCttccttttatgttttatttactTGAGATCCATGTTTAGCCAGAACAACTGAATGGTTGCaacttttttgttatttgtaCTTTTTGTGTGAACTAGCTTAGCTGCATGCATGTTGTGACGAGTCCATTAGGCCGTCATTTTAAGATGAGTAAGAGCATTCTTAGAAAAGAGAGGGCAGGGAATCCATTGATATTTATCTAGAGTATGGTCGTGTCAGAGGGTATGCATAGTATTTATGGCCAATAATTGCTTGGGATTCTGGAGCAAATGGTTATCTAACATGGTATGAAAACTCGGGTGATGAGTTAAATCTTGACTTTCTCTTTCAAGTAATTTCACATTGTTGTTGAATACTTTTAATTACTATTCTAAGTTTATGGTACACATGAACCTATcatagacatggccggttcggccgaaccgcgagttccggttccacgaaaaggtggaaccggcggttccaggccggttccggttttggttcctgttccggttcggaaccaccggttcccgagcccaacggctctttcccccgggcctccccccctttttttttttttttaaatggtccggaaccgtgggcccggtcaacgggccggttccgggcccacggttccatttggccatgtctaccgtATCATTCAGTCTCAACAAtctctccatcttctccttCACTATCTCACATGGTACTTGAGCAACTAAGAGAGCCATCTCTGCTCCATTCCTGAGAGCAGCACTGATCTTGATTGCTTCGTGTTCCCTGCTCCGTGATTTCATTTTGTGGTTGTCCTCTGATTTGGCAACTTCTCCATACACGCAGTAAGTTTTCCTAAGGGATGCTAATTACTGGCTCTAGCCAGTAAATCACCTTATGATGTTATCCATTTTTAGGAACAACAGCTTAGAGACCACCCTTTTTTTGGTGGAATGGCTGCTGCTGAATTTTGGGGTGCTCTCGAGTAATTTTGAAGGTTGCACTGTTTTTGTGCTTGTCtttggattttatttattataaaggaaaaaaataatgccATCCTCCTCAAAGCCATcgtaaaacataaaaataatgctccctttctttttacttttttgttaagATTAGGACTCTTAAAAATTTCGAACAAAGGAAATGATATATATGTTTAATTAGGAGTAGTTGGAAAACATTTACGCAGTTGGTCCCTGTGTACCGTTTACATGGCAGACGATTGCCTACAGCATGACGCTTGAATTTGTCTACAGATCTTATTGGTTTATCCAGCTGTCATATGTAGTTCTCTCTGGATTTATGATTAACACAAGCCTCTGAcatgttttctttcttaatgTGGCAGATACAAGCATTGTTCAGAATTGGCAGGGGCGAACCTCCTCCAGTTCCTGATTCTTTATCTAGAGAGGCTCGAGACTTAATTCTTAGATGCTTGCAAGTAAACCCCAATGATCGGCCTTCTGCAGCGCAGTTGCTAGACCATCCCTTCGTGAGGAAGCCATCTACTTCTTCTGGCTTTGCTTCACCTCGTTTCAACAACATATGGTCGTAAGGTTTTGTTAGGCCATACCTATTGATCCATTGCTCCGAAGGTAATTTTACACTTTTCATTTGTTATTTTGTTGTTGCATTACTAACGGGactattcttcttttttgctaATGGGAAGATACTTCCATCAACTTACCACATTGCTTCTGTTTACTCCAAAAATTATAACTTTTAATAGTGTACACTAAGCTTTTAAATCGGCGCAAATAGTCCATGTATTATAAGGTCTATGGTCAGTTTTCCAGTTCCCTTACAAAACCTTTCTCGGCTTACGGTTTTCTCCATAAGCCTTAATATTTCCAACTTTTCCCTGTTTTAAAGCATCGAAACGGACATGATTGTCATGAGGTATTTTTCATGTTGCCTATTgactagaggtggcaaaatgggtcaaaaatccATATTGTAAACCATATTTAAGAATGTGAGTTATGAATGGATTGCTTAACAAATTTAAATGGGTtttaaatgggttgtaaatgggttggCTAGCTAtcttaaatattaaatttttaattatgaaGGGGTGGTGCTATTTACACTTCTATTTTGGCTAAGACACTCCTTTTTGctagttaacttactaaaatatcatcctctttctttaattaaatgtttctttttttatgaggctaatccacaaatctacctttatttttagtcgatcataaaaacagaaaagggaaattgatcacaaaatggaaaagattaatttgttaaaagcataataaaatgtTGAATATATTTGTATTTAAATATGTATTAACAAATGATAAAcacataaagggaaaaaaatgaaatttcctgCTGTTCAAAACTTGATATAAGGAAAGGAATTAATatcgattgtaaattcaatctcataacaagtggataaaaaatttaagatatgcTTAAATTtctcctaaaaaaatcttaCGTGAGTTTAAAAGTGCagaatatgtaaaaaaaaaattcaacctcAGCTtccaattcatattaaaatataaaaagctaaaaaatagCACAAAGAAGTGATCTGTAACTTTAGAAACTTAaaactttatttgaaaattacccACAAGATcaaaatatgtttgataattatattggattttaaatttcaactttgaaataaagttttcctcaaactatttcatgaaaaatagatagtaaattgtgtgttcataagtcgttataactagaaatttttaacattttatatAGCTTTTCTAACTAAAAGCATGTgatcataaattaagaataacGAACTTCTCTAGGAAAggtgataacatgatgcattatagaatgatattttattgggtgcaatttgatatttatattgtgaatttgatatttaaaagggaaaatagaaataaaggcagttatgttggttaggttgataaaaaaagaaacaataacttgAAGAGGGAGAATGGTATTTTGGTCTATTGATTAAAAAGAGGAATGCCTTAGTCAAAATGAAagtggaaatagcgccgccTTATAAAGTTGTCCacaatgttttagtaatatatattttcaataattcctaatttttgataaattagattaaatatgaaagtgttttagtagtatgggttgggtatgggtcgttgaatttgtatttcatgaaaattggtcaatatgggttggacCATATTCGACTCGACCGGACCCACCACACCTCTACCGCAAATTAAGTCCTTCCAGCTAAAATGTTTAGCCCATTGCGCCAGATATTCGGATAGGAAAGACAAAATAGAGCAATATTTTGCTTTTCTCTAGTGTTTGTGTAATCTAGTCAAATTGCTCGAGTTGTCATCATAGTTTTTCCTATTTACGCTCCaattgtttcgcgaaaaatggataatttgaaacacattttcctaaaaatgatcaactCTATCCCTTGAAATAATGTAATTTTTTCATCATTGAGAACAATTCATGTCTAAACAATTTCGTGAATGATAAAAGTTTATTCAAGTTTagtgaaatatttttcaaaattttcattttcctcctcgaAGCAAACTCATCTTAAATTGTTTGCTATGCACTGGCAATGCTGCTGCAATTCATTGAACCACTCAACGGTCGGTGGCACACTCCCAAGGCATCGCCAAGCTTATAATGTGGTACTTCGTTTTTTGCCAGATAACATCTCTTTGGCTGTGAGGGGCCATCTATTAAAATTGGAGCTTCTCAAAGATCGACTGTCCTTGCGAACAGTAGTCTTGGGCTGCAACTGATTTTCTGGTGTCTCTCTTCTACTCAAGTTGAGCACGCGTTGTTCATCTGGGAATTGTAAATAGCAAGTTCGTGTTGTATATTCTCCGTtaagaaagagaggaaggagaCAGGTGTTGACAGCGACACGACACCCGTGTCGCCGCCTCCGACGATGGGTTTTCTGCCTCTAGGAAGCATAGAAAGGTGCACGCCACTTCTACAGGATGAGCAATCAATTGAGATTAGATATCCTCGGCTATCCGCGATGGAACACGCCTTTTCCTTCGTTTTTCTCTTGTTCGTTGTTAGGCCATTGTTCTTCCAGTGTTTTTACTGATGTCATGTCGCTTCAAGAAAAGCGCTTCCTTCTTTCGTGTCATGAAAATTTTGTACTAACAACAGTCAGGCTCGTCGATGCAGGGGCAAAATactgatttttttcaattatattttttgcgTTTTTAATTCTCGCTTATCTCACAAATACCAATATTAAGTAATAACTACACCTCCCAAAAAGAACAAGGTTCAACTTAATCATAACCTGATCctaattactctctctctctctctctctctctctctcccgcctCGTGATAGCATCAACTCTCTTGAACCTTAGAAGAATCGTTAGCTCCGGCATTTCACCgtaatacctaaaaaaaaatcacaataaatcAAGCCTGCGAAGTTTGACTGGATTGACAGTTTCTATTTACAAGTGAGTGCAGGAGGACATCAGAACAAGACTATAAGACAAACGTGTACCCAAATTGCAGACTGAGAAGCAAGCACCTTGAGCAGAAAACAAAAGAGACCAAGGAAGCGAGGATTTACGATGGTATTGCGTAACCTCTT includes these proteins:
- the LOC115727568 gene encoding mitogen-activated protein kinase kinase kinase 1-like isoform X1; translated protein: MEAKQRRSRPRLDRRNAIKNIDYDASSTSTSSLSTLTLDDLSLYSSFRVEGEEGEFDIICRNLGLSGPEDFAIPVDAWRSSKARDLTPRSRLQTAFLASNGDASESPPRDVGGLAARIDSIELDSGISLLNGNSSCGLGGLEARDRATSRRTRFKHGIPSALDNCEAVWKTCDTDNTGGGIRGLRPPVLTPPPVLLRPVVDDTSSTWELLNSFCPQEGTGGDKHSPVRPSNEKDWSDGDDEKVIKERTSQRKGDSDSCLSTSVEDEESEDKDGAGNILSAKILEPVHNVSPNGSFRRTITSWQKGELLGSGSFGTVYEGFNDDGFFFAIKEVSLLDQGKQGKQSLLQLEQEISLLSQFEHENIVRYLGTDKDDKKLYIFLELMTKGSLATLYHKYNLRDSQVSAYTRQILYGLKYLHDQNVVHRDIKCANILVDASGAVKLADFGLAKATKMNDAKSSKGTAFWMAPEVVNLKNRSYGLAADIWSLGCTVLEMLTQRPPYSHLEGIQALFRIGRGEPPPVPDSLSREARDLILRCLQVNPNDRPSAAQLLDHPFVRKPSTSSGFASPRFNNIWS